Proteins encoded together in one Solanum lycopersicum chromosome 7, SLM_r2.1 window:
- the LOC101263533 gene encoding sodium/calcium exchanger NCL: protein MRRSPNMFPKSFFTLLFIFILSTAVYGGRVIVDQSSSDLISDGVHGGGGRNSTSIGRERGIISLFAAPVEEACEQSYGFLPCTKTALGNVFLIVVYGYLMFTAATYLSSGSELLLEILGPGLIGGLFLPILGALPDAMLILVSGITGSAAEAQSQVSVGIGLLAGSTVMLLTAIWGTCCTVGKCDIVNSIAVDLKDTKGLSFTGSGVSTDIWTSYAAMIMAVSVLPFIVVQLPQIFHSNSGRHLSVLIALIISLSLLLSYCLYQVFQPWIQTRKLDYVKHKHVISGILKHLKKHALGRLFTDHGTPNIEVLEKLFNAIDENGDKHLSHSELRALVVGIRLEEINLDENDAIAKVMKDFDTSLDEQVDLHEFITGVEKWLYEAKSTNGSSAQAGPNTINYIDDFHEETRREHSLLGEDQSDEIVEGVENPRKVAIKAASLLLLGTIIAAVFADPLVDAVNNFSSATSIPSFFISFIALPLATNSSEAVSAIIFATRKKQRSASLTFSELYGAVTMNNLLCLSVFLAIVYARGLTWNFSSEVLVILIVCIVIGVLGSIRTTFPLWTSLIAFAFYPFSLVLVYVLDYVFGWS, encoded by the exons ATGAGAAGATCTCCAAATATGTTCCCCAAATCGTTCTTCACTCTCCTATTTATCTTCATTTTATCTACCGCCGTGTACGGCGGCCGGGTAATCGTCGATCAGTCATCGTCGGATCTCATCTCCGATGGAGTTCACGGCGGCGGAGGCAGAAATAGTACTAGTATTGGCCGTGAAAGAGGAATTATCTCGCTATTTGCTGCACCAGTAGAAGAGGCATGTGAACAGAGCTATGGATTTTTGCCGTGCACTAAAACTGCTCTAGGAAATGTGTTCCTTATTGTTGTGTATGGTTACCTTATGTTTACGGCGGCTACGTACCTCTCCTCCGGTAGCGAGTTATTGCTTGAAATTTTGGGGCCGGGTCTAATCGGTGGACTTTTCCTGCCGATTCTCGGTGCTCTTCCTGATGCTATGCTTATTCTCG TATCCGGGATTACTGGAAGTGCTGCAGAAGCTCAGAGCCAGGTCTCTGTAGGAATAGGCTTGTTAGCTGGGTCGACAGTGATGCTTCTTACTGCGATATGGGGAACCTGTTGCACTGTTGGCAAGTGTGATATAGTAAATTCTATTGCTGTGGACTTGAAAGACACTAAAGGGCTCAGTTTTACTG GTTCTGGTGTTAGTACTGATATCTGGACAAGCTATGCTGCAATGATCATGGCCGTATCTGTTCTTCCATTTATTGTTGTGCAGTTACCACAGATCTTCCATTCAAATTCAGGAAGACATTTATCTGTCTTGATAGCTCTTATCATATCATTGTCGCTGCTCCTCTCTTATTGTCTGTATCAG GTCTTTCAGCCTTGGATACAAACACGAAAACTTGATTATGTAAAACATAAGCATGTTATATCAGGAATCTTGAAGCATTTAAAAAAGCACGCATTAGGGAGGCTTTTCACAGATCATGGAACACCAAATATAGAAGTTTTAGAAAA GCTGTTCAATGCAATTGATGAAAATGGTGATAAACATCTTTCCCATTCTGAATTAAGAGCTCTGGTCGTAGGAATCCGTCTTGAGGAGATTAACTTAGATGAAAATGATGCAATAGCAAAGGTTATGAAGGACTTCGATACGTCTCTTGATGAACAAGTTGACCTGCATGAATTCATTACTGGAGTTGAAAAATGGCTTTATGAAGCCAAGAGTACTAATGGTTCTTCTGCTCAGGCTGGTCCTAATACCATCAACTACATTGATGATTTTCATGAG GAAACAAGGAGAGAGCACAGTCTCTTGGGGGAGGATCAAAGTGATGAAATTGTTGAGGGCGTCGAGAATCCTCGAAAAGTTGCTATTAAGGCCGcgtcattgttgttgttgggtACCATTATTGCTGCTGTCTTTGCTGATCCTTTGGTGGATGCTGTTAACAATTTCTCCAGTGCCACAAGTATTCCATCTTTCTTTATCTCATTCATTGCACTGCCTCTGGCAACAAACTCCAGTGAGGCAGTGTCGGCTATAATTTTTGCTACCCGGAAAAAGCAGAGATCCGCGTCATTAACATTTTCTGAG TTATATGGAGCTGTGACTATGAACAATCTCCTTTGTCTCTCAGTCTTCTTGGCTATTGTTTATGCCCGAGGTCTAACATGGAACTTCTCATCTGAAGTGCTGGTTATCCTAATTGTTTGCATTGTTATTGGGGTCTTAGGGAGCATCCGCACCACCTTTCCTCTGTGGACTAGTTTGATAGCTTTTGCTTTTTATCCGTTCTCCCTTGTACTCGTGTATGTTCTTGACTACGTCTTTGGTTGGTCATAG
- the LOC101263830 gene encoding uncharacterized protein isoform X1, which yields MAEAIMTTEEHNNSSNSGSKKLKQKRVPQRGLGVAQLERIRLEEQQIKDEILPKKPIVKSQDSTFRALKSSPVLKNCDFRLNSSTPFVDNLSPKKGLESTKQVNVSEGCDDDDHDCSTLCSEKFSSEKDHQDEKVYHHGVVIQSPIFALPQYQQPVCSSSMVNISSGISSSSVKNYQMEPPSNQSYPGYNYLPLWPEEVKRVGIKRPYPFPPEFPPVPTFNCKFPPRYESPVCTANSESRTYLKREVPLKSRTLPDAKSRNVVRQKRALNGDFLTLAPPTAVGAVNQQHPQNIELFKFETLPFQEVPEESSTRSSLNRSVQQRVFRFFPPPNVQLGQPGNSHGEVGGKVDLNLKL from the exons atGGCTGAGGCAATAATGACAACAGAAGAACATAACAATAGTAGTAATAGTGGTAGTAAAAAGTTGAAGCAAAAAAGAGTTCCACAAAGAGGATTAGGTGTTGCTCAACTTGAGAGGATTAGATTAGAGGAACAACAAATAAAAGATGAGATTTTGCCAAAAAAACCAATTGTTAAATCACAAGATTCAACTTTTAGGGCTTTAAAATCATCACCAgttttgaaaaattgtgactttagATTGAATTCATCAACCCCATTTGTTGATAATTTGAGTCCAAAAAAGGGTTTGGAATCTACAAAACAAGTGAATGTGAGTGAAGGgtgtgatgatgatgatcatgatTGCTCTACATTGTGTAGTGAAAAGTTTAGTTCTGAGAAAGATCATCAAGATGAGAAGGTGTATCATCATGGTGTTGTTATTCAATCCCCCATTTTTGCCTTGCCACAATATCAACAACCTGTTTGTTCTTCATCAATG GTGAATATCTCATCAGGTATTTCATCATCATCTGTTAAAAATTATCAGATGGAGCCCCCTTCAAACCAAAGTTACCCCGGCTATAATTATTTACCTCTATGGCCCGAAGAAGTGAAG AGGGTTGGCATAAAAAGACCATATCCATTCCCTCCAGAGTTCCCACCTGTCCCTACATTTAACTGCAAATTTCCTCCGCGCTATGAATCCCCAGTGTGCACAGCAAATTCAGAGTCAAGAACTTACCTTAAAAG AGAAGTTCCTCTAAAATCAAGAACTCTGCCAGATGCAAAATCAAGGAATGTTGTTAGACAAAAGAGAGCTCTCAATGGAGATTTTCTCACATTGGCTCCTCCAACAGCTGTTGGTGCAGTAAATCAGCAACATCCTCAGAACATCGAGCTGTTTAAATTCGAGACTCTACCCTTTCAG GAAGTTCCTGAAGAGTCCAGCACTAGGTCAAGCCTAAACAGATCAGTTCAACAACGCGTTTTCAGATTCTTCCCACCTCCGAACGTGCAACTTGGACAACCAGGAAACAGTCATGGTGAAGTAGGAGGGAAAGTTGATCTTAATCTGAAGCTATAG
- the lanceolate gene encoding cycloidea has protein sequence MAETSRLGIRNTVGEIVEVQGGHIVRSTGRKDRHSKVCTAKGPRDRRVRLSAHTAIQFYDVQDRLGYDRPSKAVDWLIKKAKPAIDELAELPAWKPTIGTASAAAATNTNLEQEQAQKQQEDNNFAFQQGNVSLFDNVAGPSSKRAIESNTASFLPPSLESDAIADTIKSFFPMGSSTSANSSAMQFHSFQEPHMLSRANSQNQDLSLSLQFQDPILLHHQNQQAQHHNQTNHREQEQVQGQAPAHFGGNTPLGFDTSGWSMHQRLRSWSDSREIGPGGSGGAVTGPGGYLFNSPPAPALLQQLFGQNQFFSQRGPLQSSNTSSVRAWMDPSAIAIASGDPSNHHQAALSMYPSTIPGYGFASEVGGFSGFRIPARIQGEEEEHDGISDKPSSASSDSRH, from the coding sequence ATGGCAGAAACGTCAAGATTGGGTATAAGGAATACTGTAGGAGAGATTGTAGAAGTACAAGGAGGTCACATTGTGAGGTCTACGGGGCGGAAAGACCGCCACAGCAAGGTTTGCACAGCCAAAGGCCCCAGAGATCGCCGTGTGCGTCTCTCTGCTCATACTGCTATTCAGTTTTACGATGTGCAAGACCGCCTTGGTTATGATAGACCTAGTAAAGCTGTGGATTGGCTTATCAAAAAGGCAAAACCCGCCATTGATGAGCTAGCTGAGTTACCTGCCTGGAAACCTACAATTGGTACTGCATCTGCTGCTGCTGCTACTAACACCAATCTTGAACAGGAACAGGCTCAAAAACAGCAAGAAGATAACAACTTTGCATTTCAACAAGGAAATGTTAGTTTGTTTGATAATGTTGCTGGCCCTTCAAGTAAAAGAGCAATCGAAAGTAATACTGCTAGCTTTCTGCCTCCATCTTTAGAATCTGATGCTATTGCTGATACTATCAAATCTTTTTTCCCAATGGGTTCTTCAACCTCAGCTAACTCTTCAGCTATGCAGTTCCATAGCTTCCAAGAACCCCATATGTTATCAAGAGCCAATAGCCAGAACCAAGATTTGAGTCTCTCTTTACAGTTTCAAGATCCTATTTTGCTTCACCATCAAAACCAGCAAGCTCAACACCATAACCAAACTAACCATAGGGAACAAGAGCAAGTGCAGGGTCAAGCACCAGCCCACTTTGGAGGAAACACCCCACTTGGTTTTGACACCTCTGGCTGGTCTATGCATCAGAGACTTCGTTCTTGGAGTGACAGTAGAGAAATTGGCCCTGGTGGTAGTGGTGGAGCAGTAACAGGACCTGGTGGGTACTTGTTCAATTCGCCACCAGCACCGGCGCTGCTGCAGCAGCTATTCGGTCAAAATCAGTTTTTTTCTCAGAGGGGACCCCTTCAGTCCAGTAACACATCTTCGGTTCGCGCATGGATGGATCCGTCAGCGATAGCAATTGCCTCAGGTGATCCAAGTAATCACCATCAAGCTGCATTATCAATGTATCCATCAACAATTCCTGGCTATGGATTTGCCTCTGAAGTAGGCGGATTCTCTGGGTTTCGTATTCCTGCTCGAATCCAAGGTGAAGAAGAGGAGCACGATGGCATTTCCGATAAGCCATCCTCTGCTTCCTCTGATTCTCGCCATTGA
- the LOC101263830 gene encoding uncharacterized protein isoform X2 has translation MAEAIMTTEEHNNSSNSGSKKLKQKRVPQRGLGVAQLERIRLEEQQIKDEILPKKPIVKSQDSTFRALKSSPVLKNCDFRLNSSTPFVDNLSPKKGLESTKQVNVSEGCDDDDHDCSTLCSEKFSSEKDHQDEKVYHHGVVIQSPIFALPQYQQPVCSSSMVNISSGISSSSVKNYQMEPPSNQSYPGYNYLPLWPEEVKRVGIKRPYPFPPEFPPVPTFNCKFPPRYESPVCTANSESRTYLKREVPLKSRTLPDAKSRNVVRQKRALNGDFLTLAPPTAVGAVNQQHPQNIELFKFETLPFQFLKSPALGQA, from the exons atGGCTGAGGCAATAATGACAACAGAAGAACATAACAATAGTAGTAATAGTGGTAGTAAAAAGTTGAAGCAAAAAAGAGTTCCACAAAGAGGATTAGGTGTTGCTCAACTTGAGAGGATTAGATTAGAGGAACAACAAATAAAAGATGAGATTTTGCCAAAAAAACCAATTGTTAAATCACAAGATTCAACTTTTAGGGCTTTAAAATCATCACCAgttttgaaaaattgtgactttagATTGAATTCATCAACCCCATTTGTTGATAATTTGAGTCCAAAAAAGGGTTTGGAATCTACAAAACAAGTGAATGTGAGTGAAGGgtgtgatgatgatgatcatgatTGCTCTACATTGTGTAGTGAAAAGTTTAGTTCTGAGAAAGATCATCAAGATGAGAAGGTGTATCATCATGGTGTTGTTATTCAATCCCCCATTTTTGCCTTGCCACAATATCAACAACCTGTTTGTTCTTCATCAATG GTGAATATCTCATCAGGTATTTCATCATCATCTGTTAAAAATTATCAGATGGAGCCCCCTTCAAACCAAAGTTACCCCGGCTATAATTATTTACCTCTATGGCCCGAAGAAGTGAAG AGGGTTGGCATAAAAAGACCATATCCATTCCCTCCAGAGTTCCCACCTGTCCCTACATTTAACTGCAAATTTCCTCCGCGCTATGAATCCCCAGTGTGCACAGCAAATTCAGAGTCAAGAACTTACCTTAAAAG AGAAGTTCCTCTAAAATCAAGAACTCTGCCAGATGCAAAATCAAGGAATGTTGTTAGACAAAAGAGAGCTCTCAATGGAGATTTTCTCACATTGGCTCCTCCAACAGCTGTTGGTGCAGTAAATCAGCAACATCCTCAGAACATCGAGCTGTTTAAATTCGAGACTCTACCCTTTCAG TTCCTGAAGAGTCCAGCACTAGGTCAAGCCTAA
- the LOC101263229 gene encoding basic leucine zipper 61-like: MAQLPPKVPTMAHNWPFQNMPPLPNSSTIVSNHHTTNSWVDDFLDFSSSRRNSHRRSVSDPIAFVEAPFLQQCRGNGLSNGFDKLDDELLTTMFSDDSGAGAAFAGTAPCSNPSSTNPSTPSDQVSENEDQKSPVRLEVNLVVQPKNEPGEDDSDNQSPVTSKNPVNDSSDNNNNNSIVDPKRIKRILANRQSAQRSRVRKLQYISELERSVTTLQTEVSALSPRVAFLDHQRLLLNVDNSALRQRIAALAQDKIFKDAHQEALKKEIERLRQIYHEQNMKKMNTADEPPSTAAPMSCTEEA; encoded by the exons ATGGCTCAACTACCACCTAAAGTTCCTACTATGGCACACAATTGGCCTTTTCAAAACATGCCTCCATTGCCTAATTCCTCCACCATCGTCTCCAATCACCACACTACTAATTCCTGGGTAGACGATTTCCTCGATTTCTCATCTTCCCGGAGAAATTCTCACCGGAGATCAGTTAGCGATCCAATTGCGTTCGTCGAAGCTCCGTTTCTCCAGCAATGCCGAGGAAACGGATTGAGTAACGGATTCGATAAATTGGATGATGAACTACTTACTACTATGTTTTCCGATGATAGCGGCGCCGGTGCTGCGTTTGCTGGTACGGCGCCGTGTTCGAATCCGTCGAGTACGAATCCTTCTACGCCGTCGGATCAAGTCAGTGAAAATGAAGATCAGAAATCGCCGGTCAGATTGGAGGTTAATCTAGTGGTTCAGCCGAAGAATGAGCCCGGAGAAGATGATAGTGATAATCAATCGCCGGTGACTAGTAAAAATCCGGTGAATGATTCTtctgataataataataataattctattGTGGATCCAAAGAGGATTAAGAG AATATTAGCTAACAGGCAATCAGCTCAGAGATCGAGAGTTAGAAAATTACAGTACATTTCAGAACTGGAAAGAAGTGTAACTACTCTGCAA ACTGAAGTATCAGCATTATCACCAAGAGTTGCATTTTTGGACCATCAAAGGCTACTTCTTAACGTTGATAATAGCGCACTCAGGCAACGAATTGCAGCTTTGGCTCAAGATAAGATTTTTAAAGATG CTCATCAAGAAGCATTgaagaaagaaattgagagaCTAAGACAAATTTATCATGAACAGAACATGAAGAAAATGAATACCGCCGATGAACCACCGTCAACGGCGGCGCCGATGAGTTGTACGGAAGAAGCGTAA